A DNA window from Thermococcus sp. 4557 contains the following coding sequences:
- a CDS encoding M20 family metallo-hydrolase — MSEALEKVSQEIEKLQDEMVKALVELIKIPAISPDYGYEGEYDKAQKLLEMIKDWPFDKVEVYNAPDERAKNGVRPSILAYYYGQDGEKSPRIWILTHIDVVPPGDMSKWTVTEPFKPVVKDGKIYGRGSEDNGQSLVASLYAVKAMMNLGIRPKRTVILAFVSDEETGSKYGVEWLMREHPELFRKDDLVLVPDGGNEDGTFIEVAEKSILWLRVKVRGKQVHASMPDKGLNAHRVALDFAYHLDRFLHEKYGERDELFDPPESTFEPTMVHGPADSPNIAPGEHEVVFDCRILPRYSIDDILADAKALAEEVKEKYRKEFDGKVLPEIELEILQRMDAPEPTDPNSEIVRLLQEALRRLRGKEAKVGGIGGGTFAAYFRKLGIPAVVWATLDEMAHQPNEYAWIKNLVEDAKVMAALALL; from the coding sequence CCCGCCATAAGCCCGGACTACGGCTACGAGGGCGAGTACGACAAGGCCCAGAAGCTGCTCGAGATGATAAAGGACTGGCCCTTCGACAAGGTCGAGGTCTACAACGCGCCGGACGAGAGGGCCAAGAACGGCGTCAGGCCGAGCATTCTCGCCTACTACTACGGCCAGGACGGCGAGAAGAGCCCGAGGATATGGATCCTCACCCACATTGACGTGGTTCCGCCCGGGGACATGAGCAAGTGGACGGTCACCGAGCCCTTCAAGCCGGTCGTCAAGGACGGAAAGATCTACGGCAGGGGAAGCGAGGACAACGGGCAGAGCCTTGTGGCTTCCCTCTACGCGGTAAAGGCCATGATGAACCTCGGGATAAGGCCGAAGAGAACGGTCATCCTGGCATTTGTCAGCGACGAGGAGACCGGCAGCAAGTACGGCGTCGAGTGGCTCATGAGGGAGCACCCTGAGCTGTTCAGGAAGGACGACCTGGTTCTCGTCCCCGACGGCGGAAACGAGGACGGAACCTTCATCGAGGTGGCCGAGAAGAGCATCCTCTGGCTCAGGGTGAAGGTCAGGGGCAAGCAGGTTCACGCCAGCATGCCGGACAAGGGACTCAACGCCCACCGCGTGGCCCTCGACTTCGCCTACCACCTCGACAGATTCCTCCACGAGAAGTACGGCGAGAGGGACGAGCTCTTCGACCCGCCGGAGAGCACCTTTGAGCCGACGATGGTTCACGGCCCGGCAGACAGCCCGAACATAGCCCCCGGCGAGCACGAGGTGGTTTTCGACTGCAGGATTCTGCCGAGGTACAGCATAGACGACATCCTCGCCGACGCCAAGGCCCTTGCCGAGGAGGTCAAGGAGAAGTACAGAAAGGAGTTCGATGGAAAGGTTCTGCCCGAGATAGAGCTCGAGATTCTCCAGCGCATGGACGCCCCGGAGCCAACCGATCCGAACAGCGAGATAGTGAGGCTCCTCCAGGAGGCGCTCAGGAGGCTCCGCGGAAAGGAAGCCAAGGTAGGCGGAATAGGCGGCGGAACCTTCGCGGCATACTTCAGGAAGCTCGGAATTCCGGCCGTCGTCTGGGCGACGCTCGACGAGATGGCCCACCAGCCCAACGAGTACGCCTGGATAAAGAACCTGGTGGAAGACGCCAAGGTCATGGCGGCCCTGGCTCTTCTCTGA
- a CDS encoding serpin family protein yields the protein MRYILAAIVIFMVVASGCIANNEGTSTVSPDSSSKTFTPPLTKYDVLEEGQERPVVEGLNAFTFDLYRELSADGGNVFFSPYSVEVALAMAYEGANGSTREGMERVLHLPGDDEARWAGFRYLILSLNPSNGPYVLSTANALWVQKDYPVNERYLWIIREFYLGDVRNVDFVRDPDGAAEEINSWAEERTRGRIKDLVPKGALNEYTRLVITNAIYFRANWSSRFNPGDTANESFTLASGEKITVPMMHQRGTFNYTENDELQALEMPYEGGRLSMLIILPRDNSPTGIEGKLTPEFIRELREGMKPELVDVTVPKFRFEASYSLKMPLIDMGMGDAFSDGANFSGITDVERLFISDVIHKTFISVAENGTEAAAATAVILEAASAPGEEPEYKVFRADHPFLFLIVDRETGAILFMGRLMDPRG from the coding sequence ATGAGGTACATACTGGCCGCCATCGTTATCTTCATGGTCGTCGCGTCCGGCTGCATAGCCAATAACGAAGGAACGTCAACGGTTTCTCCGGATTCCTCGAGCAAAACGTTCACTCCCCCGCTGACCAAGTACGACGTTCTGGAGGAGGGGCAGGAGAGACCGGTCGTTGAGGGCTTAAACGCCTTCACATTCGACCTGTACCGCGAGCTGAGCGCGGATGGGGGGAACGTATTCTTCTCGCCCTACAGCGTGGAGGTCGCCCTGGCGATGGCCTACGAGGGGGCGAACGGGAGCACGCGGGAGGGGATGGAAAGGGTCCTGCACCTGCCCGGGGACGACGAGGCCAGGTGGGCGGGCTTCAGATACCTGATACTCTCCCTTAATCCATCGAATGGGCCCTACGTCCTCAGCACCGCCAACGCGCTCTGGGTGCAGAAGGACTACCCCGTGAACGAGCGGTACCTCTGGATAATCAGGGAGTTCTACCTGGGAGACGTGAGGAACGTTGACTTCGTTAGGGACCCGGACGGGGCGGCGGAGGAGATAAACAGCTGGGCCGAGGAGCGGACGAGGGGCAGGATAAAGGACCTCGTTCCAAAGGGGGCATTGAACGAGTACACGAGGCTCGTGATAACCAACGCGATATACTTCAGGGCCAACTGGTCGAGCAGGTTCAACCCGGGGGATACTGCCAACGAGAGCTTCACCCTCGCCTCGGGCGAAAAGATAACGGTTCCCATGATGCACCAGAGGGGAACCTTCAACTACACCGAGAACGACGAGCTCCAGGCCCTCGAGATGCCCTACGAAGGGGGAAGGCTGAGCATGCTGATAATACTGCCCCGGGACAACTCCCCCACAGGCATCGAGGGGAAGCTCACGCCGGAGTTCATCCGGGAGCTCAGGGAGGGCATGAAGCCGGAGCTCGTCGATGTGACGGTTCCCAAGTTCAGGTTCGAGGCGAGCTACTCGTTAAAGATGCCGCTCATCGACATGGGTATGGGGGATGCCTTCAGCGACGGGGCGAACTTCTCGGGAATCACCGATGTCGAGAGGCTATTCATAAGCGACGTGATACACAAGACATTCATAAGCGTCGCAGAGAACGGCACCGAGGCGGCCGCGGCGACGGCGGTTATACTTGAAGCCGCCTCCGCACCCGGGGAAGAGCCGGAGTACAAGGTCTTCAGGGCAGACCACCCGTTCCTGTTCCTCATAGTGGACAGGGAAACGGGGGCGATACTCTTCATGGGCAGGCTGATGGATCCGAGGGGCTGA
- a CDS encoding RlmF-related methyltransferase, which translates to MPAWKDGKLGLPVKEAVKLFPELKDYLDERGRLDFSNRKARILYNRAIAKAIFGLEIEYHPRGLVTTPVSRYLFLKTFLRGGEKVLEIGTGHTAMMALMAAKLFSCGVTATELDEEFFEYARKNIEQNGAGVKLIKSDGGIIRGVIPKGERFDVIFSAPPYYERPTKGVLTEREGVGGGKHGEAFSVRLIKEALEYLKPRGKVALFLPDKKPLIDAIAEKGEELGYSVRDVRFKAGTRWRHSLILKK; encoded by the coding sequence ATGCCAGCCTGGAAGGACGGAAAGCTGGGACTGCCTGTAAAGGAAGCCGTGAAGCTCTTTCCAGAGCTGAAGGACTACCTCGACGAGAGGGGAAGGCTCGACTTCTCGAACAGAAAAGCCAGAATACTCTACAATAGAGCCATAGCTAAGGCAATCTTTGGGCTGGAGATAGAGTACCACCCGCGTGGGCTCGTGACAACACCCGTCTCTCGATACCTCTTCCTGAAAACCTTTCTGCGCGGGGGAGAGAAGGTTCTTGAGATTGGAACCGGTCACACCGCCATGATGGCCCTCATGGCGGCGAAGCTTTTCAGCTGCGGCGTTACAGCGACGGAGCTCGACGAGGAGTTCTTTGAGTATGCCAGGAAGAACATTGAGCAGAACGGAGCCGGAGTTAAGCTCATCAAGAGCGACGGGGGGATAATCAGGGGAGTAATCCCCAAAGGCGAGCGCTTTGACGTGATTTTTTCAGCCCCGCCGTACTACGAGAGGCCCACGAAAGGCGTTCTGACGGAGAGGGAAGGGGTCGGTGGTGGGAAACACGGTGAGGCCTTCTCAGTGAGGCTCATCAAGGAGGCCCTGGAATATCTGAAGCCCCGGGGAAAGGTAGCACTCTTCCTTCCCGATAAAAAGCCCCTAATCGATGCTATAGCAGAAAAAGGAGAAGAGCTGGGCTACTCCGTAAGGGACGTTAGGTTCAAGGCCGGAACGCGGTGGAGGCACAGTTTGATCCTGAAAAAATGA
- a CDS encoding lipoyl domain-containing protein, with amino-acid sequence MEIEVRVPRTTKEEKTGVLLSWYKNDGDPVEAGEEIAEVMIEKVTVHVKAPASGRLKILVKENEEVAQGQVIGLIVA; translated from the coding sequence ATGGAGATAGAGGTCAGGGTACCCCGGACGACGAAGGAGGAAAAGACCGGTGTCCTGCTGAGCTGGTACAAGAACGACGGCGACCCCGTCGAGGCGGGAGAGGAAATAGCGGAGGTCATGATAGAGAAAGTCACCGTGCACGTTAAGGCCCCGGCGAGCGGGAGGCTTAAGATTCTGGTGAAGGAGAACGAGGAGGTGGCGCAGGGCCAGGTGATAGGCCTCATCGTGGCCTGA
- a CDS encoding alpha-ketoacid dehydrogenase subunit beta: protein MARKLPMYKAIAEAIAQEMERDENVFVMGEDIGAYGGIFGATNGLLEKFGPERVRDTPISESAFIGAALGAASKGMRPIVELMFVDFFGVAMDQIYNHIAKAHYMSGGQVRMPIVITTAIGGGYSDAAQHSQCLYGLFAHVPGLKIVIPSNSYDAKGLMISSIRDDNPVMYFFHKGLMGLGWMPSPDEAAVEVPEEPYTVPIGEAKVVREGDDVTIATVSRMVYEALWAAEELEKDGISAEVIDLRTLVPLDKETLVNSVRKTGRLLVVDEDYMSYGMSGEIIATVVERIGNELRALPRRIAYPDIPVPYSRVLERFVLPDKEKIVKTVKDMVG from the coding sequence ATGGCGAGGAAGCTCCCCATGTACAAGGCGATAGCCGAGGCGATAGCGCAGGAAATGGAGCGCGATGAGAACGTCTTCGTCATGGGCGAGGACATCGGTGCCTACGGTGGAATCTTCGGTGCAACGAACGGGCTTCTTGAGAAATTCGGCCCCGAGCGGGTTAGAGACACGCCCATAAGCGAGTCTGCCTTCATAGGCGCCGCCCTTGGAGCCGCATCGAAGGGCATGAGGCCGATAGTCGAGCTTATGTTCGTTGACTTCTTCGGCGTGGCGATGGACCAGATATACAACCACATCGCCAAGGCGCACTACATGTCGGGCGGGCAGGTTAGGATGCCCATAGTCATAACCACAGCCATCGGGGGAGGCTACAGCGACGCGGCCCAGCACTCCCAGTGCCTCTACGGTCTGTTTGCCCACGTTCCGGGACTCAAGATAGTAATTCCATCCAACTCCTACGACGCCAAGGGACTCATGATATCCTCCATACGGGACGACAATCCGGTCATGTACTTCTTCCACAAGGGACTCATGGGGCTCGGATGGATGCCCTCCCCGGACGAAGCTGCGGTTGAAGTGCCCGAGGAGCCCTACACAGTCCCCATCGGTGAGGCCAAGGTCGTAAGGGAGGGCGACGATGTGACCATAGCGACGGTATCTCGCATGGTCTACGAGGCACTGTGGGCGGCCGAAGAACTCGAAAAGGACGGGATAAGCGCCGAGGTCATTGACCTGAGAACCCTCGTTCCCCTTGATAAGGAGACCCTCGTAAACTCCGTCAGGAAGACCGGAAGGCTTCTCGTCGTGGACGAGGACTACATGAGCTACGGGATGAGCGGCGAGATAATAGCCACCGTCGTCGAGAGGATAGGCAACGAGCTCAGAGCCCTGCCGAGGAGGATAGCCTACCCGGACATTCCGGTTCCGTACAGCAGGGTGCTAGAGAGGTTCGTTCTTCCTGACAAGGAGAAGATAGTGAAGACAGTGAAGGACATGGTCGGGTGA
- a CDS encoding thiamine pyrophosphate-dependent dehydrogenase E1 component subunit alpha gives MGVEEIPKETLLEIYRTMHKIRTYEETLAKWYYEGKSPRFDISAGPIPGELHLSSGQESAAVGVCVHLKDEDAVMGTHRAHHFAIAKGVDLKKMTAEIFGKATGLSGGKGGHMHLFDAAKNFSCSGIVGASFPQAVGVGIAAKLKGEDYVAVAVGGDGAANQGTFHEALNLAALWKLPVIFLIEDNGWAISVPKDKSTAVAKNSERAKAYGIPGVSVDGADVIAVYEVAKEAVERARRGEGPSLIEVRTYRLRGHFEGDPQLYRPKEDFELAKEKDPLANFRKLLLEKGIATEEELARIEEENEREVREAIDFALNSLYPEPEEALKGVFAGGE, from the coding sequence ATGGGAGTTGAGGAGATACCTAAGGAAACCCTGCTGGAGATATATAGGACCATGCACAAGATTAGGACGTACGAAGAGACGCTGGCGAAGTGGTACTACGAGGGAAAGAGTCCGCGCTTTGACATCTCGGCCGGTCCGATTCCCGGAGAGCTGCATCTATCCTCAGGTCAGGAGTCGGCGGCCGTTGGCGTGTGCGTACACCTCAAGGACGAAGATGCGGTTATGGGAACCCACAGGGCCCACCACTTCGCGATAGCGAAGGGGGTCGACCTGAAGAAGATGACGGCCGAGATATTCGGCAAGGCCACCGGCCTATCGGGGGGCAAGGGCGGCCACATGCACCTCTTTGACGCGGCCAAAAACTTCAGCTGCAGCGGTATAGTCGGTGCGAGCTTCCCACAGGCCGTTGGAGTTGGCATCGCGGCCAAGCTAAAGGGCGAGGACTACGTGGCGGTTGCAGTCGGTGGCGATGGAGCGGCCAACCAGGGAACTTTCCACGAGGCGCTTAACCTTGCAGCCCTCTGGAAGCTGCCGGTTATATTCCTGATAGAGGACAACGGCTGGGCGATCTCCGTTCCGAAGGACAAGTCAACGGCCGTCGCCAAGAACAGCGAGCGGGCTAAGGCCTACGGAATTCCCGGTGTAAGCGTTGACGGTGCCGATGTTATAGCGGTCTACGAAGTTGCCAAGGAGGCCGTTGAAAGGGCGAGGCGCGGAGAGGGGCCGAGCCTCATAGAGGTCAGAACGTACAGGCTTAGAGGGCACTTCGAAGGTGACCCGCAACTCTACAGACCGAAGGAGGACTTCGAACTGGCGAAGGAGAAGGACCCGCTGGCCAACTTCAGGAAGCTGCTGCTTGAGAAGGGCATTGCCACGGAGGAGGAGCTGGCAAGGATCGAGGAAGAGAACGAGAGGGAAGTTCGGGAGGCCATAGACTTCGCCCTCAACAGCCTGTATCCTGAGCCGGAAGAAGCTCTGAAGGGCGTTTTTGCAGGGGGTGAGTGA
- a CDS encoding OsmC family protein, translating to MVLEEWTFYVTGKSLSDTKLLAKVRDFEVLVDEPAEIGGTDGGPNPVEYLLVALAGCLNVTIRGIAGERGISVESLGLAITGKLNPAKFQGISEEGRAGFTEVTVSVYLKTDAPKEKIEELLKEVEERCPVTDNLKNETPIRIVLKE from the coding sequence ATGGTCTTGGAGGAATGGACGTTCTACGTAACCGGAAAGTCCCTCTCGGACACGAAACTGCTCGCGAAGGTCAGGGATTTTGAGGTTCTCGTTGACGAACCCGCCGAGATAGGGGGAACGGATGGGGGGCCAAATCCCGTTGAGTACCTCCTCGTGGCGCTGGCTGGCTGCCTGAACGTTACCATCAGGGGAATCGCGGGGGAGAGAGGGATATCCGTGGAGTCGCTCGGGCTAGCCATCACTGGAAAGCTGAACCCTGCAAAGTTCCAGGGTATCTCAGAAGAGGGACGTGCAGGCTTCACCGAGGTGACGGTCTCGGTTTATCTGAAGACCGATGCCCCCAAGGAAAAGATTGAGGAGCTTTTGAAGGAAGTAGAGGAGCGCTGTCCTGTCACTGACAACCTAAAAAACGAAACTCCGATTCGGATAGTGCTGAAGGAGTGA
- a CDS encoding DUF6506 family protein — MLKAAFMFVAPEANPGEHRAIIRTPVVELHVVGVKNYDEACEVAKKLVEDGIAAIELCGGFGHIGVARVVEAVGGKVPVGVVRFDVHPGLEGKSGDGIFG; from the coding sequence ATGCTGAAGGCCGCTTTCATGTTCGTCGCACCTGAAGCAAACCCTGGAGAGCACAGAGCGATCATTAGGACTCCAGTGGTGGAACTCCACGTTGTCGGCGTCAAAAACTACGACGAGGCCTGTGAAGTTGCAAAAAAGCTCGTTGAGGATGGGATTGCGGCAATAGAGCTGTGCGGAGGTTTTGGTCATATCGGTGTTGCCAGAGTCGTTGAGGCCGTAGGAGGAAAGGTTCCTGTGGGGGTCGTGAGGTTCGACGTTCACCCCGGTCTGGAGGGCAAAAGCGGGGATGGTATCTTCGGGTGA
- a CDS encoding alpha-ketoacid dehydrogenase subunit beta translates to MAVVREITFAQALNEALDYEMGKDEKVVVMGEDVGLYGGIYGVTAGLYEKYGPERVRDTPIAESGFVGTAVGAAATGLLRPVVELMFIDFLGVAYDQIYNQAAKMRYMFGGKARIPMVLRTTCGAGFSAAAQHSQSLHALFIHVPGLKVVMPSTPYDAKGLLISAIEDDDPVIFIEHKGLYAVKGPVPEEPYSIPLGEADVKREGKDVTIVATAAMVHKSLEAAEKLAEEGVSVEVVDPRSLVPLDADTILNSIKKTGRLVVVDEGYPRAGFATDIAALAASRAFEHLKAPVKIITPPATPVPFSPALENEWIPSAERIENAVREVL, encoded by the coding sequence ATGGCAGTGGTGAGGGAGATAACCTTCGCTCAGGCGCTCAACGAGGCCTTGGACTACGAGATGGGAAAGGATGAAAAGGTCGTCGTGATGGGCGAGGACGTCGGACTCTACGGAGGAATCTACGGGGTGACGGCTGGGCTCTACGAGAAGTACGGGCCCGAGAGGGTCAGGGACACGCCGATAGCGGAGAGCGGCTTCGTGGGCACCGCGGTTGGCGCCGCGGCGACGGGTCTGCTGAGGCCGGTCGTGGAGCTGATGTTCATAGACTTCCTCGGAGTCGCCTACGACCAGATATACAACCAGGCCGCGAAGATGAGGTACATGTTCGGCGGGAAGGCTAGGATACCCATGGTTCTCAGAACAACGTGCGGTGCCGGCTTTTCAGCCGCTGCCCAGCACTCTCAGTCGCTCCATGCCCTCTTCATCCATGTGCCCGGGCTCAAGGTTGTCATGCCGTCCACGCCCTACGATGCGAAGGGACTGCTGATCTCGGCGATAGAGGACGACGATCCGGTAATCTTCATAGAGCACAAGGGGCTCTACGCGGTTAAGGGTCCGGTTCCGGAGGAGCCTTACTCGATACCCCTCGGCGAGGCGGACGTGAAGAGGGAAGGAAAGGATGTGACGATAGTGGCAACGGCCGCAATGGTCCACAAGTCCTTGGAAGCGGCGGAGAAGCTCGCGGAGGAAGGTGTGAGCGTCGAGGTCGTTGACCCACGGTCGCTCGTACCCCTAGACGCCGACACTATTTTGAACTCCATCAAGAAGACCGGAAGGCTGGTCGTCGTTGACGAGGGCTACCCGAGGGCGGGCTTCGCCACCGACATAGCGGCACTCGCCGCCAGCAGGGCCTTTGAGCACCTGAAGGCGCCGGTCAAGATAATCACACCGCCGGCGACCCCCGTTCCATTCAGTCCAGCCCTCGAAAACGAGTGGATACCCTCCGCAGAGAGAATAGAGAACGCGGTCAGGGAGGTTCTCTGA
- a CDS encoding thiamine pyrophosphate-dependent dehydrogenase E1 component subunit alpha, producing the protein MPVEEIPRETLLWMYETMVRIRVHEEMVAELFAQGKVPGFVHLYVGEEAVAVGVMANLRREDFITSTHRGHGHYIAKGGDVKASMAELFGKKTGSGKGKGGSMHIADLDVGELGANGIVGGGIPHAVGAGLGIKLNGLDNVAVAFFGDGASNQQNFHEGINLAAIWKLPVVFVCENNQYQISLSYDKQQTIKSVAERAKAYGIPGVSVDGQDVLAVYEVAKEAIERARRGEGPTLIEAKTYRFRGHFEGDPQVYRSKEEIEWWKKNKDPIKLFEEKLLAKGVATKEELDAIWENARKEIEEAVKFAEESPWPSKEELLEDVFSTPTKGVLVWQW; encoded by the coding sequence ATGCCAGTTGAGGAAATACCTAGGGAAACCCTGCTGTGGATGTACGAGACCATGGTGAGGATAAGGGTCCACGAGGAAATGGTTGCGGAACTCTTCGCTCAGGGCAAGGTACCCGGCTTTGTACACCTATACGTCGGGGAAGAGGCCGTCGCCGTCGGTGTGATGGCCAACCTCCGGAGGGAGGACTTCATAACGAGCACCCACAGGGGGCACGGCCACTACATAGCCAAGGGCGGAGACGTGAAGGCCTCAATGGCAGAGCTGTTCGGGAAGAAGACAGGAAGCGGAAAGGGAAAGGGCGGTTCGATGCACATAGCCGATCTTGACGTCGGCGAGCTGGGGGCCAACGGCATAGTTGGGGGCGGCATTCCCCACGCGGTAGGCGCAGGCCTGGGAATAAAGCTCAACGGCCTCGATAACGTCGCCGTTGCCTTCTTCGGTGACGGTGCCTCGAACCAGCAGAACTTCCACGAGGGAATAAACCTCGCCGCCATCTGGAAGCTGCCCGTTGTATTCGTCTGTGAGAACAACCAGTACCAGATATCCCTCTCCTACGACAAACAGCAGACGATAAAGAGCGTGGCCGAGAGGGCCAAGGCCTATGGAATCCCCGGTGTAAGCGTTGACGGACAGGACGTTCTGGCGGTCTACGAGGTCGCCAAGGAGGCCATCGAACGCGCCAGAAGGGGTGAGGGACCCACCCTGATAGAGGCCAAAACCTACAGGTTCAGGGGCCATTTCGAGGGCGACCCGCAGGTCTACAGGTCAAAGGAGGAAATCGAGTGGTGGAAGAAGAACAAGGACCCGATAAAGCTCTTCGAGGAGAAGCTTCTCGCCAAGGGGGTAGCCACCAAGGAAGAGCTGGATGCAATCTGGGAGAATGCCCGGAAGGAAATCGAGGAGGCAGTTAAGTTCGCTGAAGAAAGCCCGTGGCCGTCGAAGGAGGAGCTCCTTGAAGACGTCTTCTCCACGCCCACCAAGGGGGTGCTCGTATGGCAGTGGTGA
- a CDS encoding biotin/lipoyl-containing protein, which translates to MKRVNVIMPKLGMTMKKGEIVEWKKKAGEHVKKGEVIAVVQSEKLTGEIEAPENGHLVEILHDVGAEVPVGEVIAIIEAEE; encoded by the coding sequence ATGAAAAGAGTAAACGTAATAATGCCGAAGCTCGGCATGACCATGAAGAAGGGAGAGATCGTGGAATGGAAAAAGAAAGCCGGAGAGCACGTCAAGAAAGGAGAAGTTATCGCGGTAGTTCAGTCCGAGAAGCTCACCGGTGAGATAGAGGCACCCGAAAACGGCCACCTGGTTGAGATACTCCACGACGTGGGTGCCGAAGTGCCCGTCGGGGAGGTTATAGCCATAATAGAGGCGGAAGAGTGA
- a CDS encoding dihydrolipoamide acetyltransferase family protein — MTDEEVRMIAEQYEIDLSKLEGSGPGGEVTLEDLERYIKEHFYPKVLREVNLIGIRKVIAGRLSESYREAVHVTINMEVEMDGLVKMRKKLTEKLGRKPSYTVLMLKCIAKAIRDFIDVNATMDGDKITVYDDININVAVDSPIGLITPVIRNVDEKSLEELLDEYSNLVERTKKGLLKEKDFVGGTFTVTNLGMLEVDSFTPIINPPQVAILGLNRIAEKPVVRNGEIKKARVMTLSLSFDHRAIDGAPAARFLGRVKHYLENPEEVFGDL; from the coding sequence ATGACGGACGAAGAGGTCAGGATGATAGCGGAGCAGTACGAGATAGACCTCTCGAAGCTTGAGGGCTCAGGGCCGGGTGGTGAGGTAACCCTCGAAGACCTTGAGAGGTACATCAAAGAGCACTTCTACCCGAAGGTTCTGAGAGAGGTCAACCTCATCGGGATAAGGAAGGTGATAGCGGGAAGGCTCTCCGAGAGCTACCGAGAGGCAGTCCACGTCACAATCAACATGGAGGTGGAGATGGACGGGCTCGTTAAGATGAGGAAAAAACTTACCGAGAAGCTCGGGAGGAAGCCGTCCTACACCGTGCTCATGCTGAAGTGCATAGCAAAGGCAATCAGGGACTTCATAGACGTGAACGCAACGATGGACGGGGACAAGATAACGGTTTACGACGACATCAATATAAATGTGGCCGTCGACAGCCCGATAGGGCTGATAACTCCGGTAATCAGGAACGTTGACGAGAAAAGCCTTGAGGAACTTCTCGATGAGTACTCCAACCTCGTGGAGCGGACGAAGAAGGGCCTCCTGAAGGAAAAGGACTTCGTCGGGGGGACCTTCACGGTCACGAACCTGGGAATGCTGGAGGTTGACTCGTTCACCCCGATAATAAACCCACCCCAGGTGGCGATTCTGGGCCTCAATAGAATAGCCGAAAAACCGGTTGTGAGGAACGGAGAGATAAAAAAGGCCAGGGTCATGACCCTGTCCCTGAGCTTCGACCACAGGGCGATAGACGGTGCTCCAGCAGCGAGGTTCCTGGGACGGGTGAAGCACTACCTGGAAAACCCCGAAGAAGTCTTCGGAGACCTGTGA
- a CDS encoding NAD(+)/NADH kinase: MKKGVVGIIANPESGRDIRRLVAHASVFDNMEKVSIVERLLLILQELGVERVIGMPETFGIIPGAKRAVEEHLSIEVELMDMKIFGDWRDTYKAAENLREEASVIVVIGGDGTNRIVAKACGDTPIMPISTGTNNVFPYMIEATIAGEAVAAIATGVVTPEEGTYRTKRIELFENGELRDIALIDAAATTHSFVGSKAVWKPEYLRELVVSRCSPSNIGLSSIAGILREVKEEDDFGLYLEIGKGRPVKAPIAPGVFKRVLIGEVREVPLGEEIEIHTTPTLFALDGEREVEMDGEITARLTRTGPRVIDYRKTLRLAAERGFFEG; this comes from the coding sequence ATGAAGAAAGGAGTCGTCGGGATAATAGCCAATCCGGAATCCGGAAGGGACATAAGGCGGCTGGTCGCCCACGCCAGTGTCTTCGACAACATGGAGAAGGTCAGCATAGTCGAGAGGCTCCTCCTTATACTCCAGGAGCTGGGGGTGGAGAGGGTAATCGGCATGCCCGAGACCTTCGGGATAATCCCCGGCGCAAAGCGGGCCGTGGAGGAGCACCTGAGCATCGAGGTCGAGCTGATGGATATGAAGATATTTGGGGACTGGCGCGACACCTACAAAGCGGCCGAAAACCTCAGGGAGGAGGCGTCGGTCATAGTGGTGATAGGCGGCGACGGAACCAACAGGATAGTGGCGAAAGCCTGCGGGGACACGCCGATAATGCCCATCTCCACCGGAACCAACAACGTCTTTCCATACATGATAGAGGCCACGATAGCCGGAGAAGCCGTGGCGGCGATAGCGACCGGAGTCGTAACGCCGGAGGAAGGAACCTACAGGACGAAGAGGATAGAACTCTTCGAAAACGGCGAGCTGAGGGACATAGCACTCATAGACGCGGCCGCAACGACTCACTCCTTTGTCGGCTCAAAGGCCGTGTGGAAACCGGAGTATCTCAGGGAACTCGTGGTCAGCCGTTGCTCACCCTCAAACATTGGACTCAGCTCCATCGCCGGAATCCTGAGGGAGGTAAAGGAGGAGGACGATTTCGGGCTGTACCTGGAGATAGGAAAGGGCAGGCCGGTAAAGGCTCCGATAGCGCCGGGGGTCTTCAAACGGGTTCTCATTGGAGAGGTCAGGGAGGTACCCCTCGGGGAGGAGATTGAGATACACACCACTCCAACCCTCTTCGCCCTCGATGGCGAGAGGGAGGTCGAGATGGACGGCGAGATAACAGCCAGGCTCACAAGAACGGGACCGAGGGTGATAGACTACAGGAAAACCCTCAGGCTCGCGGCGGAGAGGGGCTTCTTCGAGGGTTAG